In Methylophaga thalassica, one genomic interval encodes:
- a CDS encoding LapA family protein — protein MRKIILLLIFGLIFLLSAAFAAFNMSSVTVNYYFGELTIPLSVLVALSMLTGVIIGAVILLFSTMKLRYENRRLQSKLSVSEQEINSLRILPIKDAH, from the coding sequence ATGCGAAAAATAATATTACTCCTGATATTCGGACTTATTTTCTTATTGAGTGCCGCTTTTGCCGCATTTAACATGAGCAGTGTTACGGTGAATTATTATTTCGGTGAATTAACAATTCCTCTATCAGTTCTGGTCGCGCTATCCATGCTCACTGGTGTCATCATAGGTGCTGTTATCTTGTTATTCAGTACCATGAAACTTCGTTACGAAAATCGCAGACTACAATCTAAACTTTCTGTTTCCGAACAGGAAATTAACAGTTTACGAATATTACCGATTAAAGACGCACATTAA